In a single window of the Methylococcus sp. Mc7 genome:
- a CDS encoding MMPL family transporter, whose translation MTVTRRWPLVVWLVSLGVFAVAVGRMRLATDLSAFLPSRPSASEQLLIDQLKEGPASRLVLVAVEGATDSARARISGRMAERLRQDAEFSAVSNGAAAEREPERQLLFRRRYLLSPSVTPERFTVEGLRTAVRASIDRLASSAGLMTKSLLPNDPTGELLDILDRMEAEARPETAGGVWVSRDGRRALLLAQIRAAGSDTDAQARALASIRAAFSEAAGQAGAADARLILSGPAVFTVEARDRIKGEAIRLSAVGTVVVAVLLLAVYRSLAALVLGLVPVATGALAGVAAVSLGFGMVYGITLGFGATLIGEAVDYAIYLFVQAGEGRRGEESRGWFDLYWPTIRLGVLTSVCGALPLALSGFPGFSQLGVYSIAGLLAAAAVTRWVLPGLLPRGFRIRDLSRAGEALIRLAAGLRPLRWLVPAAAALACGSLWLHRDSLWNEQLSALSPVPLEAQRRDAELRADLGAPDVGYLVVVGGQDAESALQAAERASSRLAALAGEGVIAGFQSPSHYLPSLRTQGLRREVLPEDGVLRERFAAAVKGLPVRPERFENFFADVGAARGAPLLTPQDLRGTRFALAVDSLLVRGTQGWTALLPLRAPAENSGHGLDATRIRAALSDVPDAIFLDLKAETDNLYRGYLAEATRLSVGGAGAIVLLLAFALRSPRRVLRVCLPLAAALAVVTAVLVAGGQRLTMLHLVGMMLAVAIGSNYCLFFDRLAQAGAMARTRLGRTLVSLTLANLATVAVFGLLAGSSVPVLSAIGVMVAPGTFLALVISATYSKPGGRRAA comes from the coding sequence ATGACCGTGACGCGGCGCTGGCCGCTCGTCGTCTGGCTCGTTTCGCTCGGCGTATTCGCCGTTGCGGTGGGCCGCATGCGGCTCGCGACCGATCTGTCGGCGTTTTTGCCGAGCCGCCCGAGCGCGAGCGAGCAGCTCCTGATCGACCAGTTGAAAGAGGGGCCTGCCTCGCGGCTGGTCCTGGTCGCCGTCGAAGGCGCGACCGATTCCGCCCGCGCCCGCATTTCCGGACGCATGGCGGAGCGGCTCCGGCAGGATGCGGAGTTTTCGGCGGTGAGCAACGGCGCGGCGGCCGAACGCGAGCCGGAGCGGCAACTGCTGTTCCGCCGGCGTTACCTGCTGAGCCCTTCCGTGACGCCGGAGCGCTTCACGGTGGAGGGCCTGCGCACGGCGGTGCGCGCCTCCATCGACCGGCTCGCCTCTTCGGCGGGATTGATGACCAAATCCTTGCTGCCGAACGATCCGACGGGCGAACTGTTGGACATCCTCGATCGCATGGAGGCCGAAGCGCGCCCGGAAACCGCCGGCGGCGTGTGGGTGTCGCGGGACGGCCGGCGTGCGCTGCTGCTCGCCCAGATCCGCGCCGCGGGATCGGACACGGACGCCCAGGCGCGGGCGCTCGCCTCGATACGCGCCGCGTTCTCCGAGGCCGCCGGGCAGGCGGGGGCGGCGGATGCCCGCTTGATCCTGTCGGGCCCCGCGGTGTTCACCGTGGAGGCGCGGGACCGGATCAAGGGCGAGGCGATCCGCTTGTCGGCGGTCGGCACAGTCGTGGTGGCCGTCCTGCTGCTCGCCGTGTACCGCTCGCTCGCGGCGCTGGTCCTCGGCCTGGTGCCGGTGGCGACCGGCGCGCTGGCCGGCGTTGCGGCCGTGAGCCTGGGCTTCGGCATGGTCTACGGCATCACCCTCGGGTTCGGCGCGACGCTCATCGGCGAGGCGGTGGATTACGCCATCTACCTGTTCGTCCAGGCCGGGGAGGGACGGCGGGGGGAGGAGAGCCGGGGCTGGTTCGACCTGTACTGGCCGACCATCCGCCTTGGGGTCCTGACCTCGGTGTGTGGCGCGCTGCCTTTGGCCTTGTCCGGCTTCCCCGGTTTTTCCCAGCTCGGCGTTTATTCGATCGCGGGACTGCTGGCCGCGGCGGCCGTCACCCGCTGGGTGTTGCCGGGGTTGTTGCCACGGGGTTTCCGGATTCGCGATCTCAGCCGGGCGGGGGAGGCGCTGATTCGCCTGGCAGCCGGGCTGCGCCCGTTGCGGTGGCTGGTGCCGGCGGCGGCAGCGCTGGCCTGCGGGAGCCTGTGGCTGCACCGCGACAGCTTGTGGAACGAGCAGCTCAGCGCGCTCAGCCCGGTCCCGCTCGAAGCCCAGCGGCGGGACGCCGAGCTCAGGGCCGACCTGGGCGCGCCGGACGTGGGTTACCTGGTCGTAGTGGGTGGGCAGGACGCCGAATCCGCCCTGCAGGCCGCGGAGCGTGCGTCGTCGCGTCTGGCGGCACTGGCCGGGGAAGGCGTCATCGCCGGCTTCCAGAGCCCGTCCCACTATCTGCCCAGCCTCCGGACCCAAGGCCTGCGGCGCGAGGTCTTGCCGGAAGATGGCGTGCTGCGCGAACGCTTCGCCGCGGCGGTCAAGGGGCTGCCGGTGCGTCCGGAGCGATTCGAGAACTTCTTCGCCGACGTGGGGGCCGCCCGCGGGGCGCCGCTGCTCACGCCGCAGGATCTGCGGGGTACGCGTTTCGCCCTTGCGGTGGATTCCCTGCTGGTGCGGGGCACCCAGGGGTGGACCGCCTTGCTGCCGCTGCGGGCGCCGGCGGAGAATTCCGGGCATGGATTGGATGCCACCAGAATCCGCGCAGCGCTGTCCGATGTCCCGGATGCGATCTTCCTCGACTTGAAGGCGGAGACCGACAACCTCTACCGCGGCTATCTGGCCGAGGCGACCCGGCTGTCCGTCGGCGGAGCGGGGGCGATCGTCCTCCTGCTGGCCTTCGCCCTGCGTTCGCCGCGGAGGGTGCTGCGGGTCTGCCTCCCGCTCGCCGCCGCGCTGGCCGTGGTGACCGCCGTGCTGGTGGCGGGCGGGCAGCGGCTGACCATGCTGCATCTCGTCGGGATGATGCTGGCGGTGGCGATCGGTTCCAATTATTGCCTGTTTTTCGACCGCCTCGCCCAAGCCGGGGCCATGGCCCGGACCCGGTTGGGAAGGACGCTGGTTTCGCTCACCCTGGCGAATCTCGCCACGGTTGCCGTGTTCGGTCTGCTGGCCGGTTCCTCGGTACCGGTTCTGAGCGCGATCGGCGTGATGGTGGCGCCGGGTACTTTTCTGGCGCTGGTGATTTCGGCGACGTATTCGAAACCGGGCGGGAGGCGCGCGGCATGA
- a CDS encoding cupin domain-containing protein, with product MPRKRFYLHLIPLLGLPCFGAAAAEDPAAASRQLLLQKAVTLPANTVDTRLIRVRFPPGYKTPLHTHEGPGPRYVLQGRLRVEDAGERHEYGAGDVFWETGSAMTVENIGGSDAELVIFELGTVK from the coding sequence ATGCCAAGAAAGCGTTTTTATCTGCACCTCATTCCCCTGCTGGGCCTGCCGTGCTTCGGCGCCGCTGCCGCTGAGGATCCGGCGGCGGCATCGCGGCAACTGCTGCTGCAGAAAGCCGTGACCCTCCCCGCCAACACGGTCGACACCCGTCTCATCCGGGTCCGGTTTCCGCCCGGCTACAAGACTCCACTCCACACCCACGAGGGCCCGGGCCCACGCTACGTGCTCCAGGGCCGGCTGCGGGTGGAAGATGCGGGCGAAAGGCACGAATACGGAGCCGGCGACGTGTTCTGGGAAACCGGCAGCGCAATGACCGTCGAAAACATCGGTGGCAGCGATGCCGAACTGGTGATATTCGAACTCGGCACGGTCAAATGA
- a CDS encoding sigma 54-interacting transcriptional regulator gives MHGTNFSHLTPIGFLQTFVLELMHVCEEAGLAPAERLIDQIARSAGRFFEEAFREEYAVEGTLEPECYAELIVGLKNHIGGQFSLASREAGCIRVVNERCPFGEGVKNSPELCRMTSSVFGGIAARNFGYAKVTLARRIALGDGVCEVHVHLDPQAAKTVEGVEYLAPPAPGGDRRAMDELQARIDEQMHRIWCQMNAHRQSRESIRPPTIVAKSPAMQAVLQAIETVAPTPATVLIHGETGVGKELVARAVHAMSERCQAPFIAVNCGAIPEGIVESVLFGHEKGAFTGAVEVHRGYFERADGGTLFLDEVDALTPAIQTRLLRVIQEGELERVGGHKTLMVDTRIISATNCDLEKAVAEGRFRQDLYYRLNVVRIVIPPLRQRPDDLPHLVGLILGRLSKRYGKSVHSVSPEVMGRLLAYAWPGNVRELENTLEKAVLFARPPEITEIPLPDLEPAGGGQSWKALRRQTLGRLEQSYLEQALRRAKGNVNAVAEWMELTPRAVYLKLSTYGMDPAKFRG, from the coding sequence ATGCATGGCACGAACTTTTCCCATCTGACCCCCATCGGGTTCCTGCAGACTTTCGTCCTGGAACTGATGCACGTCTGCGAGGAGGCCGGACTGGCTCCCGCGGAGCGCCTGATCGACCAGATCGCGCGCAGCGCGGGCCGGTTTTTCGAGGAGGCTTTCCGGGAGGAATACGCGGTGGAGGGGACTTTGGAGCCCGAGTGCTACGCGGAGTTGATCGTGGGGTTGAAAAACCATATCGGCGGCCAGTTTTCGCTGGCTTCGCGGGAGGCTGGCTGCATCCGCGTGGTGAACGAGCGCTGCCCTTTCGGCGAAGGCGTCAAGAACTCTCCGGAACTGTGCCGGATGACGTCCAGCGTGTTCGGCGGGATCGCGGCGCGGAATTTCGGCTATGCCAAAGTGACGCTGGCCAGGCGTATCGCCCTGGGCGACGGCGTCTGCGAAGTGCACGTCCACCTCGACCCGCAGGCCGCCAAGACCGTGGAAGGGGTCGAGTACCTCGCGCCGCCGGCGCCGGGCGGTGACCGCCGGGCCATGGACGAGTTGCAGGCGCGCATCGACGAGCAGATGCACCGCATCTGGTGCCAGATGAATGCACACCGCCAATCCCGCGAGTCGATCCGGCCCCCGACCATCGTCGCCAAGTCGCCGGCCATGCAGGCGGTCTTGCAAGCGATCGAAACGGTCGCCCCCACGCCGGCCACGGTGCTGATCCATGGAGAGACCGGCGTCGGCAAGGAACTGGTGGCCCGGGCCGTGCACGCCATGAGCGAGCGCTGCCAGGCGCCCTTTATCGCGGTCAACTGCGGCGCGATTCCGGAAGGGATCGTCGAGAGCGTATTGTTTGGCCACGAGAAGGGTGCCTTCACCGGAGCGGTCGAAGTCCACCGCGGCTATTTCGAGCGGGCCGACGGCGGCACCCTGTTCCTGGACGAGGTGGACGCGCTGACGCCGGCGATCCAGACCCGCCTCCTGCGGGTCATCCAGGAAGGCGAACTGGAGCGCGTCGGCGGGCACAAAACGCTGATGGTGGATACCCGTATCATTTCCGCCACCAACTGCGACCTCGAAAAGGCCGTTGCGGAAGGCCGTTTCCGGCAGGATCTTTACTACAGGCTCAACGTGGTCAGGATCGTGATTCCGCCGCTGCGTCAGCGTCCGGATGATCTGCCGCACCTGGTCGGCCTGATACTCGGGCGCCTGAGCAAGCGCTACGGGAAGTCCGTGCATTCGGTGAGTCCGGAAGTCATGGGCAGGCTGCTCGCCTACGCCTGGCCCGGAAACGTGCGTGAACTGGAAAACACCCTGGAGAAGGCGGTGCTGTTCGCCAGGCCGCCGGAGATCACTGAAATTCCCCTGCCAGACCTCGAGCCGGCTGGTGGCGGGCAGTCCTGGAAGGCGCTCCGCCGGCAGACGCTCGGCCGTCTCGAGCAATCCTATCTGGAGCAGGCGTTGCGGCGCGCCAAAGGCAACGTGAATGCGGTCGCCGAATGGATGGAACTGACGCCGAGGGCGGTGTATCTGAAACTGAGCACCTATGGCATGGACCCGGCCAAATTTCGCGGCTGA
- a CDS encoding DUF938 domain-containing protein: MYSERPPLDPQPLSPYMAWAGCRNRDAILEVLKGVLPREKSHVLEFAAGSGMHVHYFARHFGHITFHPSDSDELLLPHIEERTRQSGLGNVARPRRLDLSQPHTWPDGEEFHAIYCINVFQVAPVSIAGGMMECTSRILADGGFLFVYGPFLDYGRFTSAFDEEFDRLLRSAGEDGWSLKDIAELNRAAGRNGMRLDDEIDMPSNDFALIYRRA, translated from the coding sequence ATGTACTCGGAGAGACCACCGCTCGATCCGCAACCGCTCAGCCCTTATATGGCCTGGGCCGGCTGCCGGAACCGCGATGCCATCCTCGAAGTGCTGAAAGGCGTCCTCCCACGGGAAAAAAGCCATGTGCTGGAATTCGCCGCGGGCAGCGGGATGCATGTGCACTATTTTGCGCGGCATTTCGGCCACATCACCTTCCATCCGTCCGACAGCGACGAGCTGCTGCTGCCCCATATCGAAGAGCGAACCAGGCAAAGCGGCCTCGGCAACGTCGCCCGGCCGCGCCGGCTGGACCTGTCGCAGCCGCACACCTGGCCGGATGGCGAAGAATTCCACGCCATTTACTGCATCAACGTCTTCCAGGTCGCGCCGGTTTCGATCGCCGGGGGGATGATGGAATGCACTTCCAGGATACTGGCGGACGGCGGCTTCCTGTTCGTCTACGGCCCATTCCTGGATTACGGCAGGTTCACGTCCGCATTCGACGAGGAATTCGACCGTCTGCTGCGATCGGCGGGAGAAGACGGATGGTCGCTGAAAGACATCGCCGAACTGAACCGCGCCGCGGGCAGAAACGGCATGCGGCTGGACGATGAGATCGATATGCCTTCCAATGATTTTGCGTTGATCTACCGCCGGGCTTGA
- a CDS encoding outer membrane lipoprotein carrier protein LolA: protein MGFRSGITAICFILSCAATAAHAGPWGIAQLMEELAARHSGRAEFVEKKYVSVLTEPVESSGELSFTAPDRLEKRTVRPLSERLVLEGDRLSLERGSQRRSVGLDEYPEIAALVGSIRSTLMGDRAALEKIYRLSLNGDARRWTLLLVPSTPAVVELVAYIRIGGSDGRVDRVEIHQPGGDYSVMSIREMPQR from the coding sequence ATGGGATTTCGTTCGGGAATCACCGCCATCTGCTTCATATTGAGCTGCGCCGCCACGGCGGCGCATGCCGGGCCGTGGGGTATCGCCCAACTGATGGAGGAGCTCGCCGCCAGGCATTCCGGACGGGCCGAATTCGTGGAAAAGAAGTACGTCTCGGTACTGACCGAGCCGGTGGAGTCCTCGGGCGAGCTGTCGTTCACCGCGCCGGACCGGCTGGAGAAGCGGACGGTCAGGCCCTTGAGCGAGCGGCTGGTGCTGGAGGGCGATCGGCTCAGCCTGGAGCGGGGAAGCCAGCGCCGCAGCGTGGGGCTGGACGAATACCCTGAAATCGCCGCTCTGGTGGGCAGCATCCGCTCCACGTTGATGGGTGACCGCGCCGCCCTGGAAAAAATCTACCGTCTGTCGCTCAACGGCGACGCCCGCCGCTGGACGCTGCTGTTGGTGCCTTCGACACCGGCGGTCGTCGAGCTGGTCGCCTACATCCGCATCGGCGGTTCGGACGGCAGGGTCGACCGGGTCGAAATCCACCAGCCCGGCGGCGACTATTCCGTGATGTCGATCCGGGAGATGCCGCAGCGATGA
- a CDS encoding AMP-binding protein — protein MADFPFLTHPSMDGAVACRKGRAVTVREFLGEATALAGWLPERPYLLNDCADRYRFAVVFAAALLRRQVSLLPPTLTPETARQLAASFPGLYCLTDDPAREIDLPIRLYPEGLAPPDVDRVPVLDACQIAAIALTSGSTGAPVPHAKTWGSLVRSARAEGERLGIAQGRHTVLGTVPAQHMYGFESTVLLPLQNGAAFSAARPFYPADVCAEIERLPGAAVLVTTPFHLRALLNVDGEPPHIDLLVSATAPLAPQLAQAAEARFGAPLLEIYGCTEAGQFATRRSVEGPEWRAFPGVSILRAKDGFRVRGGHVAGEVRLDDVLELRSPQRFVWLGRSGDMINIAGKRTSLAYLNHQIASIPGVVDAVFVMPDEDSPGAVTRLTAYAVAPDLTPASLMQALRQRLDPAFLPRPLHLVASLPRNATGKLPRKALDALSDSLREAS, from the coding sequence ATGGCCGACTTCCCTTTCCTGACGCATCCTTCCATGGACGGCGCCGTTGCCTGCCGGAAGGGGCGCGCGGTTACCGTCCGCGAATTTCTCGGCGAGGCCACCGCCCTGGCCGGATGGCTGCCGGAGCGGCCTTATCTGCTGAACGACTGCGCGGACCGTTACCGGTTCGCCGTGGTATTTGCCGCAGCCCTGCTGCGCCGCCAGGTCAGCCTGCTGCCGCCGACCTTGACGCCGGAGACGGCGCGGCAACTGGCCGCTTCGTTTCCCGGCCTCTACTGCCTGACCGACGATCCGGCCCGCGAGATCGATCTGCCCATCCGGCTTTATCCGGAAGGCTTGGCCCCCCCGGATGTGGACCGGGTGCCGGTCCTGGACGCCTGCCAGATCGCGGCGATCGCCCTCACCTCGGGTTCCACCGGTGCGCCCGTGCCGCACGCCAAGACCTGGGGGAGCCTGGTGCGGAGTGCCCGCGCCGAGGGTGAGCGGCTCGGGATCGCGCAAGGCCGCCACACCGTTCTCGGCACGGTGCCGGCTCAGCACATGTACGGATTCGAATCCACGGTGCTGTTGCCGCTCCAAAACGGCGCGGCGTTTTCCGCCGCCCGCCCCTTCTATCCGGCGGACGTGTGCGCGGAAATCGAGCGGTTGCCGGGCGCCGCCGTCCTGGTCACCACGCCTTTCCACCTGCGCGCGCTGCTGAATGTCGACGGGGAGCCGCCCCACATCGACCTGCTGGTTTCGGCCACCGCACCCCTGGCGCCGCAGCTCGCCCAGGCCGCCGAAGCCCGTTTCGGCGCGCCGCTGCTGGAAATCTACGGTTGCACCGAGGCCGGCCAGTTCGCGACCCGGCGTTCCGTCGAAGGGCCGGAATGGAGGGCGTTTCCGGGTGTGTCCATCCTCCGGGCGAAGGACGGTTTCCGGGTGCGCGGCGGCCACGTCGCCGGCGAGGTGAGGCTGGACGACGTGCTGGAACTGAGGTCGCCGCAGCGCTTCGTCTGGCTGGGGCGTTCCGGCGACATGATCAACATCGCCGGCAAACGCACCTCCCTGGCGTATCTGAATCACCAGATCGCTTCGATTCCCGGTGTCGTGGACGCCGTTTTCGTCATGCCGGACGAGGACTCTCCCGGGGCGGTGACCCGCCTGACGGCCTACGCCGTCGCCCCGGACCTGACCCCCGCGAGCCTGATGCAGGCCCTCCGGCAGCGGCTCGATCCCGCCTTCCTTCCGCGCCCCTTGCATCTGGTCGCCAGCCTTCCGCGCAATGCCACGGGGAAACTGCCCCGAAAGGCGCTGGATGCGCTGTCGGACAGCCTGAGGGAGGCCTCGTGA
- a CDS encoding phosphopantetheine-binding protein, which produces MAMTLPDETLEREVADLVISTLNLDVSPESVDPEAPLYREGLGLDSIDILEIALVVSKRYGFQLRADNEDNVRIFGSLRSLSQHIAVNRVEC; this is translated from the coding sequence ATGGCGATGACGCTCCCGGACGAAACGCTCGAGCGTGAGGTGGCGGACCTGGTCATCTCCACCTTGAACCTGGACGTGAGTCCGGAGTCGGTCGATCCCGAAGCGCCGCTGTATCGCGAGGGGCTGGGCCTGGACTCGATCGACATTCTGGAGATCGCATTGGTCGTTTCCAAACGTTACGGGTTCCAACTGAGGGCGGACAATGAGGACAACGTCCGCATTTTCGGCTCGCTGCGCAGCCTTTCCCAGCACATCGCGGTCAACCGCGTCGAGTGTTGA
- a CDS encoding acyl-CoA synthetase, whose product MNDPTSQRESAVAPHWAERPERSNMFFLRIMAWISLRLGRRAGRLVLHLIVIYFLLFAPSAHRASRNYLRRVLGRAPRLADRYRHFFRFASTIHDRVYLLNGEFSRFDIRIVGEEAMDRVLAEGRGAFLLGAHFGSFEVLRAVARQRPGLEPAMVMYEENARKINAMLAAIAPGRGGEVIPLGRVDSMLRLREALDRGKIVGMLGDRTLGSEPAQQVPFLGGMARFPTGPLRMAALMKRPVLLMAGIHLGGNRYELHFETLEDFSDESGDRSEVAGAAMARYVERLEVLCRTHPYNWFNFFDFWAAGHARTGRAG is encoded by the coding sequence ATGAACGATCCGACCTCGCAGCGTGAGTCGGCCGTGGCCCCGCATTGGGCGGAGCGGCCCGAGCGCAGCAACATGTTCTTCCTGCGGATCATGGCATGGATTTCGCTGCGGCTGGGACGGCGCGCCGGGCGCCTCGTTCTCCATCTCATCGTGATCTATTTCCTGCTGTTCGCGCCCAGCGCCCATCGGGCCTCACGGAACTATCTGCGCCGGGTGCTGGGGCGCGCTCCCCGTCTCGCCGACCGCTACCGCCATTTCTTCCGCTTCGCATCGACCATCCACGACCGCGTGTATCTGCTGAACGGCGAATTCAGCCGTTTCGACATCCGCATCGTCGGCGAGGAAGCGATGGACCGAGTCCTGGCGGAAGGGCGGGGCGCTTTCCTGCTCGGGGCGCACTTCGGCAGTTTCGAGGTGCTGCGGGCGGTGGCCAGGCAGCGTCCCGGCCTGGAGCCCGCGATGGTGATGTACGAGGAGAATGCCCGCAAGATCAACGCCATGCTGGCGGCGATCGCTCCCGGCCGCGGTGGCGAGGTCATTCCGCTGGGACGGGTGGATTCCATGCTGCGTCTGCGGGAGGCGCTGGACCGCGGCAAGATCGTCGGCATGCTGGGCGACCGTACCCTGGGTTCCGAGCCCGCCCAGCAAGTGCCGTTCCTGGGCGGGATGGCGCGGTTCCCGACCGGCCCCTTGCGGATGGCGGCATTGATGAAGCGGCCGGTTCTGCTGATGGCTGGGATTCACCTGGGCGGCAACCGCTACGAGCTCCATTTCGAAACGCTCGAGGACTTCTCCGACGAGTCCGGCGACCGGTCCGAGGTAGCGGGGGCGGCCATGGCCCGCTACGTGGAACGGCTGGAAGTGCTGTGCCGCACGCACCCTTACAATTGGTTCAATTTTTTCGATTTCTGGGCCGCAGGGCACGCGCGGACCGGTCGTGCAGGTTAG
- a CDS encoding polysaccharide deacetylase family protein → MKPRQAGRWTPSVGIEASVGLHAAAAGLALWRPEEWPWALGAVAANHVLLTAAGLWPHSRVLGPIITRLPPEAAARGEVAITLDDGPDPEVTPQVLDILEAYGAKATFFCVGRKVREHAVLCAEMAARGHALENHSYSHRHTFSLCGLRGFERELHLAQEALTAASGTPPRFFRAPAGLRNPLLDPVLARLGLSLVSWTRRGFDTRSRQPQRVLAALTRQLRAGDILLLHDGNAARTDGGRAVILEVLPPLLEAIRERRLHPVTLRAACP, encoded by the coding sequence ATGAAGCCAAGGCAAGCCGGGCGCTGGACGCCGTCCGTCGGCATCGAGGCGTCCGTGGGTCTCCATGCGGCCGCGGCGGGTCTGGCCCTGTGGCGGCCCGAGGAGTGGCCCTGGGCGCTGGGTGCGGTCGCCGCGAACCATGTCCTGTTGACGGCGGCGGGGCTGTGGCCGCACAGCCGGGTGCTCGGCCCGATCATCACGCGCTTGCCGCCGGAGGCCGCGGCACGCGGCGAGGTGGCCATCACCCTCGACGACGGGCCCGATCCGGAAGTGACCCCGCAAGTGCTGGATATCCTGGAAGCCTACGGAGCGAAAGCCACGTTCTTCTGCGTCGGCCGCAAGGTCCGGGAGCACGCCGTGCTTTGCGCGGAGATGGCGGCCCGGGGCCATGCGCTGGAAAACCACAGCTACAGCCATCGCCATACGTTTTCGTTATGCGGGCTGCGCGGCTTCGAGCGCGAACTGCATCTGGCGCAGGAGGCGCTCACCGCGGCCTCCGGAACACCGCCCCGGTTTTTCCGGGCGCCGGCGGGCTTGCGCAACCCCCTGCTCGATCCGGTCCTGGCCCGGCTGGGCCTTTCCCTGGTGAGCTGGACCCGCCGCGGCTTCGATACTCGCAGCCGTCAGCCGCAGCGCGTGCTGGCCGCGCTGACCCGGCAACTGCGGGCCGGAGACATCCTGCTGCTGCACGACGGCAACGCCGCGCGCACCGACGGCGGCCGGGCGGTCATCCTGGAAGTACTGCCGCCGCTCCTGGAGGCCATCCGGGAACGGCGGCTTCATCCCGTGACCCTGCGCGCCGCCTGCCCATGA
- a CDS encoding carbonic anhydrase, producing the protein MSQILSEVLAANQGYASTFDKGDLPMPPGRRFAILTCMDARLDPAKYAGLSEGDAHVIRNAGGRASDDAIRSLVISYKLLGTREWFVIHHTDCGMETFTNDIMGDLLASSLKTASIDAGGWRDCCQGPGCTDGKFINWLTIENQQQSVLEDVTRIRRHSLVPADIPIYGYIYDVRTGRLVEVPEATAAGAAA; encoded by the coding sequence ATGTCGCAGATTCTCAGTGAAGTACTGGCAGCCAACCAAGGCTATGCATCCACTTTCGACAAAGGCGATCTGCCCATGCCGCCCGGCAGGCGTTTCGCGATTCTGACCTGCATGGACGCGCGCCTCGATCCGGCCAAATATGCCGGCCTCAGCGAAGGCGACGCCCATGTCATCCGCAATGCCGGCGGGCGCGCCAGCGACGACGCCATCCGCTCGCTGGTCATTTCTTACAAACTGCTGGGCACCCGCGAATGGTTCGTGATCCACCATACCGACTGCGGCATGGAAACCTTCACCAACGACATCATGGGCGACCTCCTCGCCAGCAGTCTGAAGACCGCGTCGATCGACGCCGGCGGCTGGCGTGACTGCTGTCAGGGTCCCGGCTGCACCGACGGCAAATTCATCAACTGGCTGACCATCGAGAACCAGCAACAAAGCGTGCTGGAGGACGTCACCCGGATTCGCCGCCACTCCCTGGTTCCCGCCGACATCCCGATCTACGGCTACATCTACGACGTCCGCACCGGCCGGCTGGTGGAAGTGCCGGAGGCCACTGCGGCAGGCGCCGCCGCATAG
- a CDS encoding methyltransferase, translated as MIEPVKRLLVETAAAPYRRVGRFAWHFARGKLKSDPVFIALFERNLLPERARLLDLGCGQGLLASLLLAARSLHEAGLWPPDWAPPPRLDGVRGIELMPADVARARQALAERAEIVEGDVRLADFGIADVVVVLDVLHYMAFPDQETVLRRIRNALTPRGVLLLRVGDAEAGLPFLVSFWVDRLVTFLRGHRLPALYCRPLPAWRSLLEDLGFRVEAIPMSEGTPFANVLLAARLG; from the coding sequence ATGATCGAACCCGTCAAACGGCTGCTCGTCGAAACCGCCGCCGCGCCTTACCGCCGAGTGGGGCGTTTCGCCTGGCATTTCGCTCGCGGCAAGCTCAAGTCCGATCCGGTCTTCATCGCCTTGTTCGAACGCAATCTGCTGCCGGAACGGGCGAGGCTGCTGGACCTGGGTTGCGGCCAGGGACTGCTGGCCTCGCTGCTCCTGGCCGCGCGGTCCCTCCATGAGGCGGGCCTCTGGCCGCCGGACTGGGCGCCGCCGCCGCGGCTCGACGGCGTACGGGGCATCGAGCTGATGCCGGCCGATGTCGCCCGTGCCAGACAAGCGTTGGCGGAGCGGGCCGAAATCGTCGAGGGCGACGTACGCCTTGCCGACTTCGGCATCGCCGATGTCGTGGTGGTGCTGGACGTGCTGCATTACATGGCGTTTCCGGATCAGGAAACCGTGCTGCGCCGCATCCGCAACGCCCTGACTCCTCGCGGCGTGCTGCTGCTGAGGGTAGGGGATGCGGAAGCCGGGCTGCCGTTCCTGGTGAGCTTCTGGGTGGATCGGCTGGTGACTTTCCTCCGCGGACACCGCCTCCCGGCGCTATACTGCCGCCCGTTGCCGGCTTGGCGCAGCCTGCTGGAAGACCTCGGGTTCCGCGTGGAAGCGATTCCGATGAGCGAAGGAACGCCCTTTGCCAATGTATTGCTGGCGGCGCGGTTGGGATAG